A window of Mycolicibacterium holsaticum DSM 44478 = JCM 12374 genomic DNA:
GAACGCGGTGCTGGTGGCGCACGGCACCCGCAAACCCAGCGGTGTCGCGCTGATCGAGCAGTTGGCGCAGCGGGTCTCTGTGACCCTGGGCTCGCGCGTGCACGTGGCGTTCGTCGACGTGGTCGGTCCGACACCCGGCGAGGTGTTGCGCGGGCTGTCCGGGCCGACGGTCGTCGTGCCCGCGTTTTTGGCGCGCGGCTATCACGTCAACGCCGACATCCCCGCGCATGTGGCGGCCAGCGGGCATCCCGACGTCACGGTCACCGAGGCGTTGGGGCCCAGCCCGCAACTGGCTCGGGTGCTGTCCGATCGGCTGGGTGAATCTGGTTGGCGCCCGGTTGATTCGGTGCTGTTGGCTGCCGCAGGAACCTCGGATCGCTGTGCGCAGTCCGATCTGCGCAAGATGGCGACCTGGGTGTCGGCGATGACGAGCTCGCGGGTGGAGTTGGCGTTCGCCGCGGCGGAACCTCACGTGGCTGACGCCGTCGACGAGCTGCGCCGACGCGGCGCCCAACGCGTGGCCGTGGCGTCGTACCTGTTGTCGGACGGGCTGTTTCAGGACCGGTTACACGCCAGCGGCGCAGACGTGGTGACGGCGCCCCTCGGCGTCCACGATGGGCTGGTGCGCCTGATCGCCAGCCGGCTCCGTTACGCACGGTTGCAGGCGGCGGCCTAACCGCTTTGCGCCGAGATCGGCGAAATGGTGGATTTCTGTCGCACTTTCCCGCCCGTTTATCCCTCTGGGCGAGACGAGGGGGCGCCGATCTCGACGTGGCCCTCGGTCACGCGGGTCGGATACACCGGCAGCGTGATGTCGGGATGGTCGAGGCAAACCCCGTCGTCAAGCGCGAAGGCCTGCTTCTTGATCGGCGACTGCACGATCGAACGGCCGTCACGGTCGCCGACGATGCCGCGCGACATCACGGCCGCGCCGCAGAACGGGTCGATATTGCCGACCGCGTGCAGTGCACCGTCGTCGAGCCGGAACAGCGCCACCTGCGAGCCGTCGCGCAACAGCACACCGACACCGCGGTTGGGAATCAGGAAGTCATAGCGGCATGCGGTGGTCCATAGCTCGACCTCGTTGAGCAGTGTCATGTTTGCGGTACCTTCGGCATTCCGATCGGGATCTTGCGCCCCGACCTTTCGATGAAGTCGATCGTCGGGTCCGCCACGTCGGGCGCGTTGACGAACGACACGAACCGCGACAGCTTGTCGGGATCCTCGAGCACGCCCTTCCACTCGCAGGCGTACCCCTCGACGTGGCGGGCAATCGCGTCCTCGAACTCGGCGGCAAGGCCTAGCGAATCGTTGCAGACCACGTCACGAAGGTGGTCGAGCCCGCCGTCGAGCGCTTCCAGCCAGGATGCGGTGCGCTGCAACCGGTCTGCCGTGCGGATGTAGAACATCAGGAACCGGTCGATGTAGCGCACCAGCGTCGCGTCGTCGAGGTCGGCGGCCAGCAGTCGGGCGTGGCGCGGCGACATCCCGCCGTTGCCGCCGACGTAGAGGTTCCACCCCTCTTCGGTGGCGATGACGCCGACGTCCTTGCTCTGGGCTTCTGCGCATTCGCGCGCGCATCCTGACACGCCCATCTTGATCTTGTGCGGGGCGCGCAGCCCGCGATAGCGCAGCTCCAAATCGATCGCCATCTGCACCGAATCCTGTTGGCCGTAGCGGCACCAGTCGCTACCCACGCAGCTTTTCACCGTGCGCAGCGCCTTACCGTAGGCGTGCCCCGACTCCATTCCGCCGTCGACCAGCCGGCGCCAGATCTCGGGCAGCTGATCCACGCGGGCACCGAACATGTCGATCCGCTGGCCGCCGGTGATCTTCGTGTAGAGGTTGAAATCCCTTGCGATCTCGCCGATCAGGATCAGCTGCTC
This region includes:
- the nirD gene encoding nitrite reductase small subunit NirD: MTLLNEVELWTTACRYDFLIPNRGVGVLLRDGSQVALFRLDDGALHAVGNIDPFCGAAVMSRGIVGDRDGRSIVQSPIKKQAFALDDGVCLDHPDITLPVYPTRVTEGHVEIGAPSSRPEG
- a CDS encoding sirohydrochlorin chelatase, yielding MNAVLVAHGTRKPSGVALIEQLAQRVSVTLGSRVHVAFVDVVGPTPGEVLRGLSGPTVVVPAFLARGYHVNADIPAHVAASGHPDVTVTEALGPSPQLARVLSDRLGESGWRPVDSVLLAAAGTSDRCAQSDLRKMATWVSAMTSSRVELAFAAAEPHVADAVDELRRRGAQRVAVASYLLSDGLFQDRLHASGADVVTAPLGVHDGLVRLIASRLRYARLQAAA